The Cellulophaga lytica DSM 7489 nucleotide sequence AATGAAACAATCAGATTATGGAAAGTTGTTACCTTATGATATGGAAACCGAATTAAAAAAAAGAGGTGCAAACTTAAAAGTGTATAATCACGAAAGAAAAATAAATTATGAAATTGTAGATTCTGAAAACAGATTGATAACTGCTTCTTTTGCTAATAGTGGAAAGTTTGTTGCAGACGAAGTTTTGAATTTGATAAATAGAAAAGAATAAAACGACTTACAGCACCGCATAAAATTAATTGCTAGTGCAAGCTTACTTACGAATCCCGAAGCGTCGGGACTAGCGGACTTTCTATCTGTGGTTTATTTGCTAACTTTAGTGCTTAAACACACAACGAAATTATACACAAGACCGTTGTACCCAATTTGAGAAATGCAGAAAACAGATGAATATATAGCGAAAAGATTAAAGTGGAAAGCTGGAAAACACAGCCTTCCAACCCAACATTCGTTCTTATTCGAAAGTTTGCCATCTGAAAACCAAAAATTCTACTCGGAATTATTTAAATCTCAAAATATTGGAATTCCTGTTTTAGTTTTCACTCAACCCACAAATGACAAATGGACTGTTTTTGGAACTCGGAAAATAGTTTGGGGAGAATATAACAACTTTGAAAGTCTGCTGATAAGTGATATTAAAGAAATGCGACCTCAATCGTTAGTTGAAATTAGCGAAAATGAAAAAGTAACAAGAGAACAAGTGAAAAAAGCTGAATGGGATGAACTGACTATCACTAATCTGAATTCTGAACAGTTCGTTATTCCTGCCTTTAAAGGTTCTGACTTTTTTGCGATGTGGAATATTTTACTAATGAATTGGCAATTGAATCGGAAACTAAAATTAGAAAACTAAATGCCAAATAAGATTATTCAAAAATAACATATCAATAGATTGACAAAAAATAAAGAATATAACTATCCTTTTCACTCAACTGAAATTGGAGAAGTGGAATCTACTCGCAATTTTAACACTGGATATTTTAAGAATTTGACCTTTAAGAAAATCAAAGATGGAGGAAAATTCAGAGGGAATTACATCTGCATCGAATTAGATGATGAATATAGAATTTCTAAATATTAAAAACTGGGTACAACACCTGTATAATTAATTGCTTTGGCAAGTGCTTACTTGGGAAATTCCTTCGGAATTTTCTCGCGTTCGTTTTTGTTTACTAAATTAGTTGCTAAAACACGCAACTAATCATATACATCAACGTTGAACTCAATTACAGAAAACTTTAAATGAAGGCACTAATTGTTGGAAAAGACCAGATAGCTGACACCTATTATCCTATCATAGCGGAATTGGATGAAGAGCAAACTTTTAAGGAGTACGGAGATAAAATCTTGGAAACAAACAACATTTTTATCTCCACTTTGGCTATTGATTTTCCTTCAGGCACTTCTTTAAAAAGAAGAAAGGAAATTGATGAACAATGGAAAGAAAAACTACCGCAACTTAGCCATATAAAAAGACTAAACCTTAGACATAAAGTAGACCAAGACTACTTTGATGTTATATGCAAAATGAAGAATTTAGAAGTTTTAAACATTTGGTCTTCTACCGTTACAGACATCGGATCAATTAAAAAATTAACGAAACTGAAAGCCTTGTATCTAAGTAATTTTTCAAGACTAGAAGATGTTTCACCATTAATTGAATTAAAATCATTAGAGAGTCTTTCAATTCTCGCGTCTTTTAAAGTTGCTAATTATGAATTAATTGGAAAAATGAAATGGTTAAAATCCTTGGAGCTTGGCGGGGACACATTTGCTCCAAAAAATTTAATACTACATAGTCTTGAACCTTTTACAAACTTAAATGAATTAATTGAACTTGATATGTCCTGTGCATCAATAAGAGACAAAAATTACAAACCAATTTTAGAACTCAAAAAACTAAAAAGACTTGATGCACACTGGAGAATGAAAAACCAGGAAAGGGAACTCCTGCAAAGTGAGCATCCATCACTACAATCTGGGTTCTTTGTTGCTTACGATTTTGTTAAAAATGAATTTAAAAATGGAATTGAATGGTGGATAGAAAAATAAGAACTGATTTTCGGCCACATAATAGTCATTAATCGTTAAAGTTTCATTCCGTTTCTCCTTAAAGTACCCTAAAAAATTAAATATGTCACAATCTGCATCACAAGCCGCAATATTTTATAGAGATGTTGAGTCATCTAAAAAAGTATGGACTATAAAAGATAGCGGAGGTTTTCCTGCGCCAAAAAACAGAGACGGTATTAGAGCTATGCCATTTTGGTCTAGCAAATCTAGAGCAGAAATAATTATTAAAACAGTTAAGGCTTATAAAGGTTTTGAGCCCGTAGAGCTAGATTTAAATACGTTTTACAATTACTGGTTAAAAATATTAAAATCTCATAAACAACTAGTAGGCATAAATTGGAGCGGAAAAAAAGCTGTTGGTTATGACATACCGCCAGAACACATAATAAATTGGATTGATAAGATTAGAGATACTAAAAACATTTAATTTGTGTATTAATTTTAACCCAAGTACAAATTAAAATAGCGTATATTAAGTTACTTTTAGTAATTGCTAATTGCAAAAACAAAAGCATCAATAATAGCTTTAATTTATAGGGCCTTACCACTTTTATACCATTACAAAGCAGTATTTATAAAATTATGAAACAATTTATATACGCATTACTCGTATTCTCCTTGATTGGTTGCAAACAAAATTCAACAGTTTTTTCTGAACCTGAGCTATTATTGTTTAAAAATATAGGGTTTAACAAAGAGGTTTTTATTGATTTGAAAAAAGCAACTACTGAAGATTTTTTTCGGTTTGAAATATCTGAACCTGGTTATGTTATAAACAAAAATGGAACAGAAAGCAAAACTGGAATTGAACAGTTAAACGGAATTTCATTTAAAATATCAGAAAATAGAGCGTACCAAATTATACTAGAAAATAAAGCAATATTAAAAAGCAAAGGGTATCAACTGTTTTTATCAGAAAGCGGATATCAAAGTCCTTCAACTGTATCTGTAATTAAATCTACAGACAAATTTGATATTCTTAGAGTTCAGAAAACAGATGGAATTAACTTTGATATAGATAACAATGATGTTATAGAAAAACTTAAGGTTTGGGACAAGAATTATGGCATTGAAATATTAGGAGCCGATTATGATTGGGTTGCTTTAACTTTTAATAATAACATTAATGATGCTGCCTTTGCTGCAGAAGTTTATGATTTTTGTCCGGATTCTGTAGACCAAGGAGTTGGGGAATTAAGTGAACTTGAAAGAATAATTAGGGATGAAAAACAACTTTTTTTGTGGTGGGATTAAAACAATAGAGAACATATTTTTTTATACATTGTAAAAAATTTAACTACACTAAAAACAGAATATGGCAGCTTGGGGCTATGGAGTATTTGATGACGATACTGCATATGATTTTATCGATGAAATAATAACAGGTACGAAAACATTTTTCAAATCTTGATTTTTAAAATACAATTAAATTTGATTATTTGAAATATGAACTACTTTGCCCCTAAATGGAAAGGGAACATAGAGCACTTAATTAATAGATTTAAGTAAACTTTGTAACACATAATTTACCCAAATACAAGAGGGTTTGTTTTTTGCAATGGGACTTCAAAACTCATTTGTAACTAAAATTTCTAACGCTGTTGTAAGAACTACTCACCTTACAGGCTTATTCACCGATTTAGGAATTGAATTGTCTCAATTGTTTTTTTCTAAATCATATCCGCATCAGAATAAAAGAAACTATTAAACTACATATTTATATTATTTCCTTTTTCTTTTTAGGTGGTATATTTGGCGGCTTTTTGTACTCTAAAATGGAGTTTAAACTTAATACTTTATTTTTTCCAGCAATTGTGTTGTTAATGAGTTTATTTTACGATGATTTTAAATGTAGAATAAGAAAACGTATTACTTAACTTAAGTTCAGTATTTTTATTAGCTCTTTTCTGATCTTTGTGTTTGAAGAAAATGCAAAAAATATGAAGCCTTTAATTGTACTTTTATCTAGTTTTACAATAATTTTGTTGGTTATAAAAATTATATATAATAAATATGATTTTGCATTATCAGCTAACATAGCAATGTCTGTAATGTTACTATTTACTGCTCTTGGGCATTTTGCATTTACCAAAGGAATGTCTTTAATGATACCCAAATATATTCCCTATAAAGAAACATTTGTTTATTTAACAGGAGTATTTGAAGTTATACTGGCCATAAGCCTTCTTATTCCCCGATATAAATATATTTCTGGATGGATATTAATTATTTTTCTTTTGTTAATGTTGCCTGCTAATATTTACGCTTCTTTAAACAAGGTAAACTATCAAAAAGGAACATTTGATGGAAATGGTATTAGTTATTTATGGTTTAGAGTTCCATTACAATTTTTATTTATCATCTGGACCTATATTAGCACTGTTAAATACAATTAAAAAATACAGAACTAAGACTTGTGTTGCACACTAAAAGCTACACAGCCAGCTGACAATACTTTCCACTTTATCAAATATATACTAAACCCACACGAATATATATTTACATAGTAAAGCACTCATATTAAGTACTAAGTTTGCTTTAGTTAGCAGCAATTTGTTGTTGCAATAACACTTGCTGCAACTAAACAGTAATAAATAACTAAACCACAAAAAATGAAAGCAATAAACATTGTTAAGTATGTATTTACAATAATAGGTATTGGTATGCTTTTAGGAGCATTTTTTGCGTTCCAAAGTACCAACAGTTTTTTACAAAATGCTACAGAAACACAAGGCATAGTAATACAAATGCTAGAGTCTAGTTCTAGTAGTTCTTCAGACAATTCTATAACATACAAACCTGTAGTAGAATTTACAGATAAAAATGGAGAACAGTTTCAGTTTACGTCTACTGTAAGCAGCAACCCTCCTAGTTACAGTGTTAATGAAAAAGTAGATGTAATTTACAGTCCAGATGCCCCCAACAAAGCTAAAATAAAAGGATTTTTCTCTCTTTGGGGTTTAAGCACTATACTTGGCGGTATGGGTTTAGTTTTTGCATTAATTGGTTTTGGTATTATAATATCTGGCATTAAGAAAAAGAAAATGCACAACCACCTAAAACTACACGGTACTAAAGTAGAGTCAGATTTTCAGAATGTAACTTTAAATACTTCTATTGCTGTTAATGGTAAAAACCCTTTTGTTGTGGTATCACAATGGTTAAACCCTAAAACATCTGAACTTCATATTTTTACTAGTGATAATATTTGGTTTGACCCTACAGACTTTATTAAAACAGAAAAAATAAATGTTTTAATAGACCGCGATAATCCTAAAAAGTATGTAGTAGACTTATCATTTTTACCAAAAGTAGCTGAGTAAAAAAGTCTTTAGGCTTTTTCTCTTAAAAATAACACTGATTAAAATTAGCTTACAAAAGAAAAAAATTAACAGATATAATTATGAAAAAACTAACCGTACTTCTGCTGCTTGTTAGCCTATTTGGACACGCACAAGTAGACTATAAAGGACTTGTAAAGAATATAGAGGATATTACTTTAGAAACTGATATAAAAGCTCATCTTAAAGGCTTACCGTTTACTGAAGAATATGGTGAAATTAAATTTAGTGATGAACGTTTTTTACGTTTTTATGGAGTTTTTGTAGATAAAGTAAAAATAAATACGAGCTATGAAGGCAAAAGAATAACTATGCATTTTTTTGATGAAATATCTAATTTCAACAAACTTAAAACTAAACTAACAGAATTGTATGGTAATCCTAATACTAACCAAAGTAGTAGTTCTGCTTATTACGAGTGGAAAACGGATAACAAAAGCCTAATGCTAAGAGTTAATACCGAAGATGGCTTATTTACAGAATTTGATGAACTGGTAGTAACATTATTCCAATAAAAAAATACACGTAATGAAAAACATAATAACAGTTCTAGTTTTATCAATTTATACAACACTTGTTTCTTGTGATAGTGTTGCTACTCCTAGATATGACTTTGCAGAAGTTAAATCTAGCTCACAAACAAAGGCGTTAATTGCTAAAATGATATTAGAAAACAAAGAAGAAAATATAGATAGCACATCTAGCTTTATAGACCTTACCTTAAAAGGGATGCACTACGCAGATGTTCCTATAAAAAGTGCCTTAATCACAAACAGTTACACTTTACTTACAACTGACACTGTTAATTTTTCTGGAAAGAAAATACTTGAAGTTTTGGAAGCCGAAAAAGGGTTAACAAACCAAACTAACAGCTATAGTGATGATGTTGAATTTGAATGGAAAGATGAAATTGAAACTAAAAAACTAGAAGTTAATTTTGTAAATGGCAAACATTTAGCTGCTTTTGGTAATAAAGATTATGGCAAGTTAACTATTACATACAACCCTATATACACCATACCCTTAGCAAAAATACACAGTAAGGTTAAAGTTTTTGACACAGCGCCTAAATACGTACTAAATATTAAGTCGTACAACAGTGTTTTTGATATTAGTATAAATGATGTTAGTATTGCCACAGATACAGACTCAGATACTTTTAATTTAAACAACTACATTACTGGTCCAAATTCTTCAATAAAATTAACTGCTAAAACAGAAGATAAAACCATAAAAAAAGAACCAAATACATATTATGAAGATCCTAGTTTTTCAATACAAATTATAGATAACAGTACAAATGAAGTTGTTAAAAGTATAGAAAAAACAAGTATTAGAAATAATATTCCAGTAAACCTTAAAATAGACTTTAACTCCACATTACCATACTACCCAGAAGCTTGGACAAATGGTACAGATTTAAGAAACAGCAAGGATTTAAAAGAAAAAGTAATTGCATTATACACCAAATTAGGAAATGCCATTTTAGCAAATGATGAGCAAGCTATTAACGACTTGTTTTATCAAAAAGATTTTGAAACGCAACAGCTAGATTTTGATACTAATTTTGAAACCGCACGTACCAAGTGGGAAGCCTACTTAACTATGTTACTAAATACGTATAAGTACACGTTAGCAAAGGATTTTGATATTGAATTTAATGCTGGTGGTAAATTAATTTATACTTACGCTAAAGACAAATCTGATATGATCATTTTAACCGGCAAAAATTACGATGATGCCTTTAATCATTTTTTATACCAACCTAAAGGTACTAACGAGCTAAAAATAATACGATAATGAAAAAAATACTATATATAATTACGGCACTTTTAGCTATTGTTAGTTGTAACAAAACTCAACCAAAAAACAATACCGAGTTAAATGAGTTTATATCTGCTTTAGACAATAAACCCTTAGAGGAAATTAAAGAAGAAGTAAACTCCAATATTAAACAATTTGAGTCTATGGCTAAATTATTTAGTGGCTCTTTTTCTAATGATATTAAAACAATTGACAAAGAAGACGAAAAGTATGAAGAACCTTTTAAAGTAGATACTACAGGGGTACACAAAGCTCTTAATCAGTTTAAAAATGTGACGTTTTCACAAACGTATAGCGATTATAAAAGTGATTTGCAATTTGTAGGTACTAATAATGATAATAAAAACCCTATAAAGCTTGGCCAAGGTGTTACACAAACATTCACCCCTAAAAAAATATATTACCATAATGGCGAGGTTCGTACAGATAGTATTGAAGATTATGGGTTAGATTTTCATTTTACTGAAAAATGGGGAAAAGCTAAAGCTATTGACAGCGTAGATATTACATTTAAAGTAGATTATATTAAAGATTATGATGTAGTTGAAATTTCATCAGACAACCCAACAGTACAATATAAAGGCGGAGAAATTAACTTTGTAAAAGCAGAAGGCAATTATATTTATTTTACATTGAGTGATACAATTGCTTCTCCTATAAAAGTACAAGGCCATAATGAAGAAGGTAAAGTCTTAGACCGCAGCGGCTACTCTAACAACGGTGTAGCTCCTGACGAACAAGAAGATATACTTACAGAAATGTTAGGGTACTTTAAAAAACTACAAAAAAAATTAAATGATGATGATTTTAAAGATACTGCAGAATTACAAGAGTATTTAAAAGACAACCTATCTAGTATAGATTTTTTTAACGATAATGATGGTATTTTTCATAAGCAATATTACTACTATGGTACTGTAAAAAGCGTAAAGTTATTTTTTAAAAAAAATACAAAAACCGAGGAAACAACATTTACAGCATACAACTACCAACCAATTAAAGAAAATGATGCACTAGTTGCGATGCAAACAGAGAATGCAATTGTATTTATAGACAGTAATGGAGAACCAAAAATAACAATACAAGGGGTTGGAGGTTTAGAAAATATAGGAGGTAATTTTTATGAAGATTACAATCACTTTTATCACTTAAATAAAGCTGAAGAAAAATTAGACACGCTTTTAGTTTACAGTGTAGAGGCTTTTAGTAACGGCCTTGTTGGTATACTACCAGAACAAGAAAGTGATAATTATACGCTTGTTACACAAGATAACAAACCAATAGGATCTAAATTATACTGGCAAGTTAAAGAAGTTGGCAATTTGTTATTTGGGATTACTTATGACAACAAATACTACCTATTAGATGAAAATGCTAACGCCACCCTACTACCTGGCATACATAAAATATATAATAACTTAGCTGATGACAGAATTATGGTTAGTAACACCAACTCTAAAATAGGGTTTATTAATAGTAAGGGCAAATTAGTTATTCCTTTTAAATATACTGATGCTAAAGACTTTGAAGATGGTATTACTGCGGTAGAATTAAATGGTACTTATAAGCTTATTGATACAAATGGAAAAGTATTAGTAGACACTAAAGAAGATGATTTTGACTTTTTAAAAGAAGACGAAAACAAAAAAAGAATTTACAGCTTTAATTATGGTAGAGTAAAGTACAACTACAAAGGGGAATTAATAGAAGAATAAATATGAAAAAAATTGCATTAATTTTTATAATTTTTATCCAAATTATACCTCTTTGTGCTCAAAACAATTTGTTTGTTACTGCCAAGAGTGGCTTAAACGTTAGGGAAAATTCTAGTTTGGACGCTAAAAAAATAGGAAAATTTAATTATGCCGAAAAAGTAGCGGTATTACATAAAACAGACCTATTTTTTGAAGTAACTGACGACGGAAAAAAAATAAAAGGACAATGGTACAAAGTATCTGGTAAGGCTGATAATAACAAAGAGCTTACCGGCTATGTTTTTAGTGGTTTTTTATCCCAGCCAAAACAAAAGGATACGTTTAATTTTCTTCATTATAACGACAATTTTGATTATCCTGTTATAGGAGCCTCAAAAGGAAAATCTTTCTACGGCTTTATTAATACCGAAGAAGGTCGCAGCTATTTAAAAGGAGACAGTATTGAAATTGAATGGGAAACTGGTGTTGTTTATATTGCTGGTGACGGTGACAGAAAACAACTAGCTGATTTTATTGTTACTACTAAAAAAATTAAAAATGGTAAAATTGCTGACTTTAGAGAGGCTTATAAAAAAGAAATAAAATACACTTATACAAATAACTACACGCAAGATTATTTAGATAAGCTTTATCTTGAGGTTGAAAATTATATAGTTAATTCTAAAAATGAATTGATTAAAAAAATAATAGAAGACAAAGAACAGTTAGCCTACAGTATAGAAGAAAAAACAGTA carries:
- a CDS encoding leucine-rich repeat domain-containing protein translates to MKALIVGKDQIADTYYPIIAELDEEQTFKEYGDKILETNNIFISTLAIDFPSGTSLKRRKEIDEQWKEKLPQLSHIKRLNLRHKVDQDYFDVICKMKNLEVLNIWSSTVTDIGSIKKLTKLKALYLSNFSRLEDVSPLIELKSLESLSILASFKVANYELIGKMKWLKSLELGGDTFAPKNLILHSLEPFTNLNELIELDMSCASIRDKNYKPILELKKLKRLDAHWRMKNQERELLQSEHPSLQSGFFVAYDFVKNEFKNGIEWWIEK
- a CDS encoding DUF2750 domain-containing protein — translated: MSQSASQAAIFYRDVESSKKVWTIKDSGGFPAPKNRDGIRAMPFWSSKSRAEIIIKTVKAYKGFEPVELDLNTFYNYWLKILKSHKQLVGINWSGKKAVGYDIPPEHIINWIDKIRDTKNI
- a CDS encoding DUF4253 domain-containing protein; this encodes MKKATTEDFFRFEISEPGYVINKNGTESKTGIEQLNGISFKISENRAYQIILENKAILKSKGYQLFLSESGYQSPSTVSVIKSTDKFDILRVQKTDGINFDIDNNDVIEKLKVWDKNYGIEILGADYDWVALTFNNNINDAAFAAEVYDFCPDSVDQGVGELSELERIIRDEKQLFLWWD
- a CDS encoding DUF4259 domain-containing protein; this encodes MAAWGYGVFDDDTAYDFIDEIITGTKTFFKS
- a CDS encoding DUF1275 family protein, which translates into the protein MGLQNSFVTKISNAVVRTTHLTGLFTDLGIELSQLFFSKSYPHQNKRNY
- a CDS encoding DoxX family protein — its product is MKPLIVLLSSFTIILLVIKIIYNKYDFALSANIAMSVMLLFTALGHFAFTKGMSLMIPKYIPYKETFVYLTGVFEVILAISLLIPRYKYISGWILIIFLLLMLPANIYASLNKVNYQKGTFDGNGISYLWFRVPLQFLFIIWTYISTVKYN
- a CDS encoding DUF3592 domain-containing protein; protein product: MKAINIVKYVFTIIGIGMLLGAFFAFQSTNSFLQNATETQGIVIQMLESSSSSSSDNSITYKPVVEFTDKNGEQFQFTSTVSSNPPSYSVNEKVDVIYSPDAPNKAKIKGFFSLWGLSTILGGMGLVFALIGFGIIISGIKKKKMHNHLKLHGTKVESDFQNVTLNTSIAVNGKNPFVVVSQWLNPKTSELHIFTSDNIWFDPTDFIKTEKINVLIDRDNPKKYVVDLSFLPKVAE
- a CDS encoding WG repeat-containing protein, coding for MKKILYIITALLAIVSCNKTQPKNNTELNEFISALDNKPLEEIKEEVNSNIKQFESMAKLFSGSFSNDIKTIDKEDEKYEEPFKVDTTGVHKALNQFKNVTFSQTYSDYKSDLQFVGTNNDNKNPIKLGQGVTQTFTPKKIYYHNGEVRTDSIEDYGLDFHFTEKWGKAKAIDSVDITFKVDYIKDYDVVEISSDNPTVQYKGGEINFVKAEGNYIYFTLSDTIASPIKVQGHNEEGKVLDRSGYSNNGVAPDEQEDILTEMLGYFKKLQKKLNDDDFKDTAELQEYLKDNLSSIDFFNDNDGIFHKQYYYYGTVKSVKLFFKKNTKTEETTFTAYNYQPIKENDALVAMQTENAIVFIDSNGEPKITIQGVGGLENIGGNFYEDYNHFYHLNKAEEKLDTLLVYSVEAFSNGLVGILPEQESDNYTLVTQDNKPIGSKLYWQVKEVGNLLFGITYDNKYYLLDENANATLLPGIHKIYNNLADDRIMVSNTNSKIGFINSKGKLVIPFKYTDAKDFEDGITAVELNGTYKLIDTNGKVLVDTKEDDFDFLKEDENKKRIYSFNYGRVKYNYKGELIEE
- a CDS encoding SH3 domain-containing protein, with product MKKIALIFIIFIQIIPLCAQNNLFVTAKSGLNVRENSSLDAKKIGKFNYAEKVAVLHKTDLFFEVTDDGKKIKGQWYKVSGKADNNKELTGYVFSGFLSQPKQKDTFNFLHYNDNFDYPVIGASKGKSFYGFINTEEGRSYLKGDSIEIEWETGVVYIAGDGDRKQLADFIVTTKKIKNGKIADFREAYKKEIKYTYTNNYTQDYLDKLYLEVENYIVNSKNELIKKIIEDKEQLAYSIEEKTVNGKNLTVIGIYKSFEGRTITIQWLSYYPKFPKLYEIDL